The window attttgcttattttatattgtagatcaaattaaaatataattctcaaaatgattaaaatgaaataaagagattactatttttcaattttataacataaaatttaatttatttaattattgtggAGTTGATAAATCATATTATGAgcttttaattattcaaagaGGACTTTTGGCTTGAACAAAACCCAAGTCATTTGATCGAAGACAATTAAGGctaaacaaggaaaaaaatagaatttttacTGAAATTTGTTGAGGAAAAGAGTGGATTTGATCGTATCGCCTAATATATATGcatggaaaaaaaaacctaCATAAAATTAAGTCATACACAAAGGATGTATGCATCCAACACAACAATCATGACAAATAAGCTTCTGcgctcttcttcttcttcttcttctccaccCCATATTTCCACCATTTTTTATTGACAGCCGGTTGGCTAGAAACTCCCAACGAACGTCACATGGACAAAGGAAACAATTGTGTGAGTACTGAAATTGTGAAGGAGACGTAGACAGCTCACAATTTTCCATCCATGTCATCTTCATTTGCGTGGCTCTCAGAACTCGGAAATATTTTTTGCAAAATGTCACCACCAGCTGTTATGTCCTCACCCAACATGACATAGTCTATGCTCCTTCCTACCTATCTAAAACAACGTATACTAGACCTGCTTTGGATAATGTCTATATTCCCTTATCATCAAGTCTTTGATATGAAGAAGATTGAGATGAGAAACTTTGTTTGATAATGGTTTCCAAACCTAATGAAACTTGACATATGATATTCTAAATTGTAGATTAGATTGAAACATAATTCTTGAAACTAGAAGAATGAGATAAGcgttgattattttttaattatataatatataaaatttaatttgtttgattacTGTGGAGTTAATAAACCAGATCATGAgcttttaattattcaaagaTGACTTTTGGTTTGAGCGATGCTTTCATTATTATACTTATAAAAGTGAGAGAATGaatattttcaattcaaacatatattatataagagagaaaaatagtAACGGAGGTGTTGACGagattaataattattattttttaatttttttattattatatgtgcaaaatttaaaatatataaattcaaGACTTTGTATAGTTATCATTTTAATCCCTCTTCATTTGATTACTATTGTGTTAATAAACCATATCATGAgcttttaattattcaaagaGGACTTTGGGTTTGAACAAAACCTAAGTCATTAGGTCAATGATCTTACTATTATACTTATAAAAGTGAGAGAATGaacattttcaatttaaaaaaagaaaagaaaaacagtaACGAGTTAAGGTGGTGACGAGATTAACAgttattattctttaatttttaattttttaatatatatataaaatttgaaatatatagGTCTATGGCTTTAtataattaccattttaatcACTCATATAAAATTCTAAATCTTtcactgaaaaaaaaattaaatgataattaaaaaggacaatgaaattaaattagtagAAAATGTACAAAAAGgtgctgaaaaaaaaaaagaaaaattgggcCTTATTTTATGCCTCTCCTTAGAGAGGAGACATATTGCTTATTGCCCCTCCTTATTTTTGGGCCAATTCTTGCCACAAACTCTGACATCGGTACGTACAATTGAACCAATGCAAATGTCTTTCCAACTAGAACCCACTGACTTAACCCATGGCTGAGGCCCAGCCAAAGTTAGGAACCTCGGACAGCACCAAGTAGTAACTATGGCTATTTGATATAAGTAGAAAGGTATGATTATGACAGTTTCTATGTATATCTTAGTACTAAaatattgtatttttattttaaattaaactcTCAGATTGTGATACTAGCTTTAAATTAAGATGGATTTGTAAGTGAATACGTAATAGATGTTATAGActtcataaaaatataaaattaaacattatttGGTGATAAATTAGAATAAACTAAAAGCCATGATTGCATGAGATGCTTCCTGAGGGAGGTCATGAGACATTAAGATTTAAGACAAACCAAGTGGCTCACACACATTAGAGGAACTTCAGCAAGATTAATTCAATTGATTAGATCGTTTGTTTTAACAgtaacaaattttcaattcgaatatcaataattaattatcgATGTTACTACTGTTCATAATATAAGCTATTTGATAAGATAGAAAAATTAcacatttatattttaatttaacctttattatcatttataaatttttctcaaatttatttttataaggaaaagaagataataatGAATGTTAACCTTTATTATCATTTATAAGCATTGACGTCTTTAGCGTACAGTGGATTAGTGGAGGAGGATGTGAAGTGAGCAGTCTTAGCACCCGCCACTAGTTTTGGTCCGCAATGTCACAATCATACTAGGCGTGGTCTACCCCTCATAATATTATGTTATTAAAAGTTTAAACCACCTGATCACTTTCATTAGAGACAATACAATAAAGTAAGTATCCTAATTAATCATTGTTTTACCATAATCACAAATGgctaattgatttttttttagaagcTTTATGTAAAAGGGGAACATTCGATTTAGATATACCATCAGCATAATTTACAAGCAACTTTAGTTCATTAAACCATTTGCCTTGTATCTAATACGAACTACCAAATTAACAGTGATTATGTGATAATTAACCAAACAttattaaagaaatgaaattcCCAAATAATTCgagtataaatttttattagtaaTTTTAAATACACAAGTCGGGTTTAATAAGTTTACTAAATTTTACCGAAATGAACGGATCGAACAACCTATTGGGGACTTTTTCCTAGGGTTAGCCTTGTAGTCAATAGCGCCCTATAGTCAACATAGTAATAGATGACACGTCATAAAATTATGGTATTCCTTTGACACTCTCTTCTCCTGTCTCCACTTTACGTTCTCGCTTCAAAAGCGTGATGCAACTACCGACTGGTCCAACGCTTCCCGTCTCGCCATTAAAATCCCCCACCACTAAGTTTTGCCCCATTTCTcctttcttatcattttcagTTCCGAACTCAATTGTGTTTTCCGTTCATGCACCGAACGCTGCCTGCAAATTGGGCATAGGTTTCTTTTCCCTTTGCCTTACCCCTATTGTACAGATTTAATATTGGATCCACAGCAGCTGCCTTCTTTGGAGACCATTCGTCGTTAGTGTGAGTAAATTATTTGCAGTGTAGCGACCGTTTATTGGTTTTGTCAGTGTGAGCTTGTGTTCGCTACTTGCTCTCTTCAGTCTAAGTCGGGGACAAATTGGCCAAATTCAGGACGAATCGTGGGACCAATACTGTCCCACAAGCTTTAAAACTGCTGCTTTCCTACTTACCAGTGtactttgattttaatttttttttaaaaaaattaggttTGGACATTATTGTTTGGAGTTTGAGTTTCATTTGAATTATGATTTTCTATATGTGTATGGTTAATGGAAAGAAGTTagagtaattttttataaaagcaATGTAAAATCTTATAGGATTAggattaatttaattacttataAATATGAGTCTTATGTTGCATATTGAGATATACATAAGTGGCAAACAACAATCCACAAATAATTTTGTGaattcttctttaattttatctgTGTTTCTTCCTCCGACTTCTAGTGTTTCTTTTTCTGGTTGAAGTTTGATAATTGTTATTTCAATTTCCGAAAATCGACCAACTCTTCgtgatttcaattttaaaaaaataaagtataatgatttttttttagttagaTTTGTGTATGTTAAATATCTAAAAGATGATTctgtttaaagaaaaaattttaaattttaaacacAAGGTATAACCagaattattatttgaaaataaaattaattggtttccttatttttatatttaaaatagaattgattgtatttttttttataaaacttcagtctttaaaaaatatttaaagataaaattatttttttttagtttttatttttcaccgTCCTTGTCTTCCGTTTCACTTTTTTCTGAACTtctcatatataaatatatatatatatgtaaaaggGCGTTTAGttcttttcctcttccttTACACctaattcaattaaaacttTCTCACCAAATTCTCTGTTCTTACCTAAGCTTCTGTATATTTTCTCTCCGGTCACATAAGtccttcttcttgtttttagGTGTCGGGATGGAGTCTGAGGACGATATAATTGACGACTTGGTTTCGATGGAAGACGATTTTTACAGCGGCGATTTTAGCGATTATTACGACGAACCTAACGATGAGGACAACGATTACTACTCTGATGGTGATGATGATTACGGTTTACTTGAAGATGACGAGGATGATCAAGACGCCGTCGTTTCTCGTCGCGACCaggtcattttttttctaatttcaagaaaaaaaagaaaagctttattttaataattagctcggaaaaaagttttattttaataattcgGTTAACTTTAGAGTGTGTTATTGAATTTGAAGGATAATGTAATTTCAATgataggagacaattaaagcTAAGTGAAATTTGTTGCAGAAAATAGAGGCGACAACGCTTGAAAATAATAGTACAAGTATAAAGAATAAAGATAAGTCAAGAAGATATTTGGAAAATTTTATATCCTTTTAATCATTTAGATCCGCGGTAGAATGATGAAAAGGAATATTATGTAGCTGATCATAGACTATTTTCAGGCTTGAGGGTTATTTGAATGATTTGGTTGTTACCATTATTAAAGAGGCAGCGATTGGCGTTTGGGGTTGGTAAATGGGGTCACAGAATCTTCCTCCATGCAATGCTGATCttgttcttgatttttattttgtctttgATTGATTTGTATTCAAATAATTTGTTAAGTTAGGACCTCATTACATCTTGGTTTTGATATAGTGATGAAGTAGGTTGAGGTTTAGTTTTGGGTTTGATGAATAGAAGTGATAGTGGGCAGTAATTACTTCCTCTCCACGTTCTTTCTAGTCAATAGAAGAAATTCCAggcttcaaattttcaaattttaaaaaatcaaaaacattACACATTGAATTTAATACAACTATTTCCTGCTCTACTACCATTATTAACTTGTTTTGGTTTCTATTGCAGCTAGGGTATACTGTTTTGAAGGAAGCAGATATAAAACAACGACAGGAGGATGACATTTCTAAAGTTTCTACTGTTCTTTCAATATCAAGAGTTGACGCAACCCTTTTGCTCCGTTATTATAATTGGTAATATGTTCATTCTCATTGTTCTGCCCTTTTGGTGGTATTGAGGGTACTGTTGTGTTACTTACATTTGTTTGCAGGTATAGTTCTCAAGTTTGTCAATTTGTTCTCTTTTACATCTTATTTTATGGGCACCGTCTTTTGGCATCCTTTTCTAGCAAGCGAGCCATTCTGCGATCTAGGAAAGATGGATGTGGTTGCTTTTGCATGCTGTACTTTTCTTGTGTAAGGCTgtttgtattattattttctggaAACTTGTTTTTCTGAACATGGTTAGCATAGCAGGAGTGTGAGTAAAGTGCATGATGAATGGTTTGCTGATGAAGAAGGAGTACGGCAAACTGTTGGATTGTTGGAGAGACCAGTTATTCGAGTATCCAATGCTAGAGAAGTAAGTTCTATAGATCTGtggatttgttttttttttttgggtaactttttcttttctgattGTTGATCTCTGTTAATCACCTACTTATCACACATATTCTTGTTTCCTGACCAGCTTACTTGTGGGATTTGTTTTGAATCTCTTCCGCGTGACAATATTTCTTCAGCTGCTTGTGGTCATCCATTTTGCCGGACTTGCTGGCAAGGTATCTCACATATGCTGTGTCTGATAGGCTAACTTTCCATCTAATCTAAGTGATGGTTGTATGCAAATGTTTTCTCCgttattcaaaattaaagtttCTGCTGAATATGGCCTTAATAACATACCAATTTGGCCTTGGTAATCaaggttttgattttaatatattaggTAGCTAATATATACTGCATTTAGTGTACTTTTGTTATTCAAAGTACTTCATCCTTGTCTGCTTTTTGACATGCAAACTTTGCTTATACTTTTTGTTGCTATATTTGGTTTATTATTGTAGGCTACATTTGTACAACCATTAATGATGGTCCTGGATGTTTATCGCTAAGATGTCCTGTTCCATCTTGTAATGCTGCCGTTGGCCAAGGTATGATTGATAAATTGGCAACTattgaagaaaaggaaaagtatTCTCGTTATCTACTCAGGTCTTATATTGAAGACAACAGGAAGGTATGTTTTACATTTGAAACCCTGAGATATACCATTATAACTTTATGATACAATTGATTCCTTATCTCCTTCCTTAAATTAgccataaaaaatttaaacttgtGTGTTTGCTGAGACTGGACTACTGAAAGTTGGGTAGACTCTTCTTAATGCATATATGCATGCATGTGTCCCCATTTATTTAGCATTTGTGAGTGCAATGTGTAATTGAGCATGAATTTCTGGTTCCCTTAGTTTTAATGGGGCATCTCTTTATGCTTGTAgttcttaccttttttttccttgtttcttcttttcttcttgtttgcTGCTAGACCAAATGGTGTCCTGCTCCAGGGTGTGAATTTGCTGTTGATTTTGCTGTTGGCagtggaaattttgatgtctCCTGCATTTGCTCACATAGCTTTTGTTGGAATGTAAGTTTCTTCTGACTTCTGGTAATTTGTTAAATTAGATTTCATGGACATTATTCTCTTCCAGATGTCTAAGTTCTAGCAAATCTTGGTCATAGTGTACTGAAGAAGCTCATCGTCCTGTTGACTGTAATACCGTGGCAAAatggattttaaagaatagcGCAGAGTCAGAAAATATGAATTGGTAAGGAGACACTCTAATGAaacatttttaacttttttataaCTTAGTGCTAAGTGCTAACcttgtttgatttttaattgcaAAGCCAGTTCTACCTATCTTTATTCTATTGCGTGTATTATCCCCTTCATTCATTTAAATAGTCTGTTATCTTGTAGCTTGAATACAATATGGTGGaaatttttctatcttttttacTACTTTTGTTGTATGCTATGTTCAGGATACTAGCTAATTCCAAGCCTTGTCCCAAGTGCAAGCGTCCAATTGAAAAGAACCAAGGGTGTATGCACATGACATGCACGCCACCTTGTAAATTTGACTTTTGCTGGTAAGTTTTAAATCCTTTGTTGGTACAGGAAAACGGACACTGCTTGATATGAGATATATATGGCGAGTGTGTCTATTTAGAGTTTAGAGTGGGATAGGGTTAGAGAACTAGGGATTTAAAGGCTTATGGCTATATTTTGGAATAAGGGCTAGGATTCAGGAATCAATCAGGTTTGATTCAATTGTAAATCTgaaaagaagattgaaattgaGGGGAAAGAGTGCTGGAGAAATTTTAGGTAGTGTCCTGTGAATGGTAAACCAAGAGTATTGTGACAattaagtaaaagaaagaagggggaggaagaaaaaaagaagaatacaACAATATTTAGGTATCCATGCCTTAATAATCTTTATTCTcgtaatttcattaattaaaaagcTTACATTAATTTCTACTCTCATAATTTCATTGATTAAAAGCCTAATAAAACCCAAAGATTAGTAATGAATTCAAGGCTACCACTAAAAATAATAGGACTAGGATTCATTATAGGAAACTAACTAGTAAGCTAACTAAACAAGCTTGGACTCGGAGAAAATAAGACTAAACTCCTAGATAATTTGAAATTCTCCAACAAAATTAGCCCTAGGGTGCATTGTTTGCTGAAATTATGATGCTGTCCCTGAAAAATAAACTACACAAAATTCATGATAGGTAATCCAAAGTTcctaaattaaattacataaacATTGGGAATGAATTTGAGGTCTTCAGCTGCTGCATCTCTCTTTTTATGAAGTCTGTAATCTTAATTTATGTGATTTTCAATTATATGTAAATGCAGGTTATGCCTTGGTACATGGTCAGAACATGGTGAGAGAACTGGTGGTTTCTATGCTTGTAATCGTTATGAAGCAGCTAAGCAAGAGGGAGTGGTATGgagattaataatttcttttttgtaattGTCTTTTAACATCTGCTTGAGTAATGGTTGAGCTTGGGACTCATATTTCATATTATTGCTTGCAGTATGATGAGGCTGAAAGAAGGCGAGAAATGGCAAAGAATTCCTTGGAGAAATACACTCATTATTATGAGCGCTGGGCGAGCAATCAATTGGTAAGCAAATGTTACTTTTAAGTCCTACCCATTTCCCTGCTTTGTTATTTCATAGGTCCTTAatgaattttcttcttcttactttaatatttttttaagttaacaCCTATATTCTGTGATTTTATCTGCTATGTGATTAATGCTAGCAACTCAAACTTTAGATGTTTCCTGTCAAACGTGAAGCTTCCTGTGCCTTTGTATCAAACAAAGGTATTTGACATGTCAAGGATTTCTAAAAATGACTTTTATATGAGCTAACAACCATATTTAATAtatgtaaaaaagaaaaagacagcAGACAATGATGAGGGGAAAGTAGGGAAGGAAAACAATCTGAATGGCCAAGGCCTTTTACAGGAGCTAAGTCTTTGGTATCCCAGATACAAAAAAACAGAAGTCATTATCTGGTTATTGTTTTCACAGAAAGTGGCACTTTTGAGacttttgctcttttttttttgggcaaGTGACTTTGCTCATTGATATGCCGCCAAATGCTTAACCTTTGAAATTGCAATTGGAATAGAGGATCCAGTCTTCTGCTTCAAAGTGTAGTAACTACATTCTATTGGGCATTATAGCTTTActagaaaatgatgagttgGCATTGTTTTCATAAATGCTGTTTTTTGATGTTATAAGCTTCTGTGATTGGTTCCATCTTAGCTTtgtctttttttccttttattgattgaattaataaaatgttgAATTTTTCTATTGATAATAAATTTGCATAACCTGAAAGTTCCTATTTGCAGTCAAGGCATAAAGCTCTTGCAGATTTAAATCAGATGCAAACTGTGCACGTGAGCTTTTACCtcctctctttttattttgaaatgtgCATCTTGCTATTCCTATTTGttagtattatttttacttgGTTTTACATCTTCATTATTTTGCCTTAATTAGCTGATTCACTTGTCATTTATATTTGGCTTTTGAGTTTTCTTCTTCAAGTGAACATAAAAAACTTATTCTTAACAAAGGCAGCtcttttaaatgatattttggaGTTTATGAGACTTTACTGCCTTTTTCTTAGGTTTAgcttattttttcaaaatttcgtTCACAACAGTTTTTGGAAGGAACGTGTGTTATGGTAAACTCTTAGAGGTTGCCAAATGTTATGCCCCTGGGAATTATTAGAAGCATCTTTTCAGCATGGTTGGTTGTGTTTGGAAGTTCTGCAGTGGGTGCAATTTCTGTTAGAAAGCAGCTTTCAGATGGTTACTTCTTGTCATTCAAATTGATAGAGACCTCATGGCTATATTAGAACTATCTGATGGATAcctccttttcttcttctttcttaaatccttttttaatttttaatttctaagcaaatatcttgaatttgcCAGCTCGAGAAGCTTAGTGACTTACAATGCACGCCTGAGTCTCAGCTTAAGTTTATAACAGAGGCATGGCTTCAGGTAAATCAGTCATATGAACACCACATGTTTATTGCTTTTTCAGAAAAAttgtaaattcatgtttttgtgaTGCTTCAAATGTTGCAGATTGTTGAATGTAGACGAGTTCTTAAATGGACTTATGCGTATGGGTATTACCTTCCTGAGCACGAGCATGCTAAGAGACAGTTTTTTGAGTACTTGCAAGGTACAAGTGTATTTTCAGAAATGCTTGGAGGGACTACAGATGtattacaaatttatttttctttatggaCAATTAATAATGTGACCAAGTTTGCATTTTGTTTAGGGGAGGCAGAGTCTGGTTTGGAAAGGCTTCATCAGTGCGCTGAGAAggaattgaataaatttattctttGTGATGGCCCATCAAAGGAGTTTGATGAGTTTCGTGCAAAGTTAGCTGGGCTGACTAGGTATGTCATATATCTACTTTTAAATGAATGACGTAGTGTTTAtgttcaataaaattattcgGTAATCTGGCTCTCTTTTTCTCATCTTGAAGTTGTGTTGACATGCACAAACTTCTTTCTCGTACGTTTAATCATATTTAGTAAACAAATGTTTCATGAGAGGGGCAGGATCCGGAAATGAGTTGAGAGCCTTTTCTAATTCAGTTTCTGGTGCATTTCTTTGTTGCAGCGTGACGAAGAATTACTTTGAGAATTTGGTTAGAGCGCTTGAGAATGGGCTAGCAGATGTGGACTCCCAGGCTGCTGCTGCAGCTTGCAGTAAGACAACAAGCTCGAAAAATTTGGGAGGGACTAGCAAGGGGCGAGGGGGCAGGGGAAAAGGGGGTTCTAAAACTGGTGGCTCCAGCAGAAATGTAGATGATACAAGTAATTAGTCTTGTGGCTGCCGTGCCTTGGTAGTTTCTGGGTTTTTGGTGGGTGAATATACATGTCCTTTACTACTTAGGGGAGCCTACTTTATTTTTGGATTGCGTCTTTTGCTGTATATATGACATATATAAATGTATATTGCAAATAGTATACTTCCTATCAAATATAGCCTCCCGACTTGCCTTGCTTACCGATTATGGCATGTTATTATTCCTACGTGTTAAATAGGCTTTTGAATGCAAATAGGGCCAAAAGGTAACAAGTCGGTATATAATTTGTATCATGTCCTTTTGTGTCTCTCTTACTGGCTCTGTTGATAAGACCGTGGAGAATCAGACTCTGGGTTCAAAACTATGACcttaatctttttaaaatagaaGATTTGGTCTAATGAGAAACGGTAAGAATTGCAAATTTTACgctatagaaaaagaaaagaagggtTATCTAATTTGATCTTTTTGCCTTTTGAGACTTCACCTTGAGCTTGTCCTGTGACAAAATTTGAGGATCCAAatcaagtgcatcatgatctGTTGTTTTAGATTCAAAAAAAAGCTGCCCTCAGGCAATTTACAGATGAACATATTTGTCAATGGGAAAGATTCAGTACTTAGCTTCATCTAACGATACGAGTACCAAAACAAAACCTTCCTTCATTAACATCTGGAGCTTGTAATCTTATGTATATCTTAGGGGAGTAACTCTATATAACTATGCAGACAAATATcctttctataaaaaaaagctTACATGAATTGGACTTCCCATTGCAATGTGTATATAGATATCATCTTTCTGTTTGTGGGAAGAAAAATTTTGTAGTAAGCTCTCAAATTGAGTTACCATATGTAGCTGGAAAAAATTGTTCATCTTAGTTGCCCAGATtgtttcaatattttgatGC is drawn from Theobroma cacao cultivar B97-61/B2 chromosome 4, Criollo_cocoa_genome_V2, whole genome shotgun sequence and contains these coding sequences:
- the LOC18602540 gene encoding probable E3 ubiquitin-protein ligase ARI7 isoform X1, coding for MESEDDIIDDLVSMEDDFYSGDFSDYYDEPNDEDNDYYSDGDDDYGLLEDDEDDQDAVVSRRDQLGYTVLKEADIKQRQEDDISKVSTVLSISRVDATLLLRYYNWSVSKVHDEWFADEEGVRQTVGLLERPVIRVSNARELTCGICFESLPRDNISSAACGHPFCRTCWQGYICTTINDGPGCLSLRCPVPSCNAAVGQGMIDKLATIEEKEKYSRYLLRSYIEDNRKTKWCPAPGCEFAVDFAVGSGNFDVSCICSHSFCWNCTEEAHRPVDCNTVAKWILKNSAESENMNWILANSKPCPKCKRPIEKNQGCMHMTCTPPCKFDFCWLCLGTWSEHGERTGGFYACNRYEAAKQEGVYDEAERRREMAKNSLEKYTHYYERWASNQLSRHKALADLNQMQTVHLEKLSDLQCTPESQLKFITEAWLQIVECRRVLKWTYAYGYYLPEHEHAKRQFFEYLQGEAESGLERLHQCAEKELNKFILCDGPSKEFDEFRAKLAGLTSVTKNYFENLVRALENGLADVDSQAAAAACSKTTSSKNLGGTSKGRGGRGKGGSKTGGSSRNVDDTSN
- the LOC18602540 gene encoding probable E3 ubiquitin-protein ligase ARI7 isoform X2, translated to MESEDDIIDDLVSMEDDFYSGDFSDYYDEPNDEDNDYYSDGDDDYGLLEDDEDDQDAVVSRRDQLGYTVLKEADIKQRQEDDISKVSTVLSISRVDATLLLRYYNWSVSKVHDEWFADEEGVRQTVGLLERPVIRVSNARELTCGICFESLPRDNISSAACGHPFCRTCWQGYICTTINDGPGCLSLRCPVPSCNAAVGQGMIDKLATIEEKEKYSRYLLRSYIEDNRKTKWCPAPGCEFAVDFAVGSGNFDVSCICSHSFCWNCTEEAHRPVDCNTVAKWILKNSAESENMNWILANSKPCPKCKRPIEKNQGCMHMTCTPPCKFDFCWLCLGTWSEHGERTGGFYACNRYEAAKQEGVYDEAERRREMAKNSLEKYTHYYERWASNQLLEKLSDLQCTPESQLKFITEAWLQIVECRRVLKWTYAYGYYLPEHEHAKRQFFEYLQGEAESGLERLHQCAEKELNKFILCDGPSKEFDEFRAKLAGLTSVTKNYFENLVRALENGLADVDSQAAAAACSKTTSSKNLGGTSKGRGGRGKGGSKTGGSSRNVDDTSN